In one window of Halictus rubicundus isolate RS-2024b unplaced genomic scaffold, iyHalRubi1_principal scaffold0158, whole genome shotgun sequence DNA:
- the LOC143363859 gene encoding uncharacterized protein LOC143363859: protein MTLALTPEDLFEKGFSEIRNESASIIPEYPAIETFIKYLQTTWLPKMKKVSVHDCPIRTNNISESYNNIVSSKLGKGKKNVWKFLEHLEQLLMDEEIKVKRLSTGQSKQLANGRLTLKEYLLSFYKGNKIIMYGNEGKVLQLLLM from the exons ATGACTTTAGCCTTGACTCCTGAAGACCTTTTTGAAAAAGGATTCTCTGAAATTCGTAATGAATCTGCTTCAATAATTCCTGAATATCCAGCAATAGAAACTTTTATTAAGTATTTACAAACTACGTGGCtaccaaaaatgaaaaaagtttcagtacacGATTGTCCAATAAGAACAAACAATATATCAGAATCCTATAATAATATTGTTTCGTCAAAGTtaggaaaagggaaaaagaacGTATGGAAATTTTTGG AACATTTGGAACAGCTACTAATGGACGAAGAAATTAAGGTCAAAAGATTAAGTACAGGACAATCG AAGCAGCTCGCTAATGGAAG GTTAACTTTAAAGGAATACTTATTATCTTTTTATAAGGGCAACAAGATAATAATGTACGGGAATGAAGGTAAAgtattgcaattattattaatgtag